A genomic stretch from Brockia lithotrophica includes:
- a CDS encoding FeoA family protein produces MNELPTLDTLPVGGRGKVARITAPGPIRQRLLTMGITPGTTLTVRGVAPLGDPIDVEVRGYDLSLRREEAKYVYVEVI; encoded by the coding sequence GTGAACGAACTCCCCACCCTGGACACCCTACCCGTAGGCGGTCGAGGCAAAGTTGCGCGCATCACCGCCCCGGGACCCATCCGCCAACGGCTCCTCACTATGGGGATTACCCCGGGCACTACCCTCACCGTGCGCGGCGTTGCCCCCCTCGGCGACCCCATTGACGTCGAAGTGCGCGGATACGACCTGAGCCTTCGCCGCGAAGAAGCAAAGTACGTCTACGTCGAGGTGATCTGA
- a CDS encoding FeoA family protein, which produces MSARNAVPLALLRPNEQGVIADIVGGTDAHVRLLELGFTRGREVRVLKNDFGPLIVALNEQRIALGHGMAQKVLVRLSCPS; this is translated from the coding sequence ATGAGCGCACGCAACGCGGTCCCCCTGGCCCTTCTCCGCCCCAACGAACAGGGGGTCATTGCCGACATCGTAGGAGGTACGGATGCGCACGTTCGCCTGCTAGAACTTGGGTTTACGCGGGGGCGGGAAGTCCGCGTCCTCAAGAACGATTTCGGGCCGCTCATCGTCGCCCTAAACGAACAACGGATCGCCCTCGGCCACGGGATGGCGCAAAAGGTCCTCGTTCGACTCTCCTGCCCGTCGTAG